One genomic window of Arachis hypogaea cultivar Tifrunner chromosome 8, arahy.Tifrunner.gnm2.J5K5, whole genome shotgun sequence includes the following:
- the LOC112706784 gene encoding serine/threonine-protein kinase GRIK1 isoform X1 has protein sequence MISFCNCFGIIKKGKNERAKQSVKKIFSRGLLRGETEDDFSYSGEFTSNTTSGDESDSQPRANRSEEILNLRAEKDMACRRVPVKETNKLVREEDEDGNKMINEYVREYRIGSGSYGKVVLYRSIVDGKHYAIKSFHKSHLLKLRVAGSETAMSDVLREVLIMKMVEHPNIVNLIEVIDDPESDCFYMVLEYVEGKWFCEGSGRGCALVEDTVRKYLRDIVSGLRYLHDHNIIHLDIKPDNLLITREGKVKIGDFSVSQAFEDNNDILYRSPGTPVFSAPECCVGGTYHGKASDTWAVGVTLYCMIMGEYPFLGKTLPDTYEKIVNNPLVLPDDINPQLKNLIEGLLCKDPKARMTLNEVAEHSWVIGDDGPISEYLCWCKQKRLVVEQEQHHP, from the exons ATGATCAGTTTCTGTAATTGTTTTGGGATAATCaagaaaggaaaaaatgaaagGGCTAAGCAAagtgtaaaaaaaattttctcacgGGGACTGTTGCGTGGAGAAACAGAAGATGATTTCTCATATAGTGGTGAGTTTACTAGTAACACCACCAGTGGAGATGAAAGTGACAGCCAGCCTCGAGCCAACCGATCGGAGGAAATTTTGAACTTGAGAGCAGAGAAGGACATGGCTTGTAGGCGGGTTCCTGTCAAGGAGACCAACAAACTTGTTCGTGAAGAG GATGAAGATGGGAACAAAATGATCAATGAGTATGTTCGGGAGTACAGGATTGGTTCAGGTAGTTATGGCAAAGTG GTTCTATATCGAAGTATTGTAGATGGAAAGCATTATGCAATTAAG TCCTTTCATAAGTCCCATTTGCTGAAGCTTCGAGTTGCAGGCTCTGAAACCGCCATGTCTGACGTTCTGCGTGAG GTACTTATTATGAAAATGGTGGAACATCCTAATATAGTCAATCTCATTGAGGTGATTGATGACCCAGAATCAGATTGCTTCTACATGG TGCTAGAATATGTGGAGGGCAAATGGTTTTGTGAGGGTTCAGGTCGTGGTTGTGCCTTGGTGGAAGACACTGTTAGGAAATACTTGCGTGATATAGTATCTGGATTAAGATATCTTCATGATCAT AATATAATACATTTGGACATCAAACCCGATAATTTGTTGATTACTCGTGAGGGTAAAGTCAAGATAGGGGATTTCAGTGTCAGCCAGGCTTTTGAG GACAATAATGATATACTTTATCGATCACCTGGCACGCCTGTTTTCTCTGCACCAGAATGTTGTGTAG GCGGTACATATCATGGTAAAGCTTCAGACACATGGGCAGTTGGAGTTACTTTGTACTGTATGATAATGGGTGAATACCCATTTCTCGGAAAAACGCTTCCAGATACATATGAAAAA ATAGTCAATAATCCATTAGTACTCCCGGATGACATTAACCCACAATTAAAGAACTTGATTGAAGGACTACTCTGCAAAG ATCCAAAAGCAAGGATGACATTGAATGAAGTTGCAGAGCATAGCTGGGTTATTGGAGATGATGGGCCCATCAGTGAATACTTGTGTTGGTGCAAACAGAAGAGGCTTGTGGTGGAACAAGAACAACACCACCCTTAG
- the LOC112706784 gene encoding serine/threonine-protein kinase GRIK1 isoform X2, which translates to MINEYVREYRIGSGSYGKVVLYRSIVDGKHYAIKSFHKSHLLKLRVAGSETAMSDVLREVLIMKMVEHPNIVNLIEVIDDPESDCFYMVLEYVEGKWFCEGSGRGCALVEDTVRKYLRDIVSGLRYLHDHNIIHLDIKPDNLLITREGKVKIGDFSVSQAFEDNNDILYRSPGTPVFSAPECCVGGTYHGKASDTWAVGVTLYCMIMGEYPFLGKTLPDTYEKIVNNPLVLPDDINPQLKNLIEGLLCKDPKARMTLNEVAEHSWVIGDDGPISEYLCWCKQKRLVVEQEQHHP; encoded by the exons ATGATCAATGAGTATGTTCGGGAGTACAGGATTGGTTCAGGTAGTTATGGCAAAGTG GTTCTATATCGAAGTATTGTAGATGGAAAGCATTATGCAATTAAG TCCTTTCATAAGTCCCATTTGCTGAAGCTTCGAGTTGCAGGCTCTGAAACCGCCATGTCTGACGTTCTGCGTGAG GTACTTATTATGAAAATGGTGGAACATCCTAATATAGTCAATCTCATTGAGGTGATTGATGACCCAGAATCAGATTGCTTCTACATGG TGCTAGAATATGTGGAGGGCAAATGGTTTTGTGAGGGTTCAGGTCGTGGTTGTGCCTTGGTGGAAGACACTGTTAGGAAATACTTGCGTGATATAGTATCTGGATTAAGATATCTTCATGATCAT AATATAATACATTTGGACATCAAACCCGATAATTTGTTGATTACTCGTGAGGGTAAAGTCAAGATAGGGGATTTCAGTGTCAGCCAGGCTTTTGAG GACAATAATGATATACTTTATCGATCACCTGGCACGCCTGTTTTCTCTGCACCAGAATGTTGTGTAG GCGGTACATATCATGGTAAAGCTTCAGACACATGGGCAGTTGGAGTTACTTTGTACTGTATGATAATGGGTGAATACCCATTTCTCGGAAAAACGCTTCCAGATACATATGAAAAA ATAGTCAATAATCCATTAGTACTCCCGGATGACATTAACCCACAATTAAAGAACTTGATTGAAGGACTACTCTGCAAAG ATCCAAAAGCAAGGATGACATTGAATGAAGTTGCAGAGCATAGCTGGGTTATTGGAGATGATGGGCCCATCAGTGAATACTTGTGTTGGTGCAAACAGAAGAGGCTTGTGGTGGAACAAGAACAACACCACCCTTAG
- the LOC112706785 gene encoding F-box/kelch-repeat protein At5g60570, with translation MTKKSRVDFSLHEDGKKVKLSTREGVNDGSSRHGLNDSLLPGLIDDVALNCLAWISRSAYASLSCINKRYKKLISSGYLYGLRKELGAVEHSVYLVCDPRGWEAFDPNVNRWISLPRIPCDECFNHADKESLAVGCELLVFGRELMEFAIWKYSLVLQGWVKCQGMNRPRCLFGSGSAGSIAIVAGGSDKNGNVLKSAELYDSSTGTWELLPNMHTARRLCSGFFMDGKFYVIGGMSSPTVSLSCGEEYDLKTRSWRKIEGMYPYVNGAAQAPPLVAVVDNQLYAVEHLTNMVKKYDKEKNTWDELGRLPVRADSSNGWGLAFKACGDKLLVVGGQRGPEGEAVVLNSWCPKSGVVNGTIDWQILGVKEHVGVFVYNCAVMGC, from the coding sequence ATGACAAAGAAGAGTCGTGTGGATTTCTCTTTACATGAAGATGGAAAGAAAGTGAAACTCAGCACAAGAGAAGGAGTGAATGATGGTTCTTCAAGACATGGGCTAAATGATTCACTTCTTCCTGGTCTTATTGATGATGTTGCATTGAATTGTCTTGCTTGGATTAGTAGATCGGCTTATGCTTCGCTATCGTGTATAAATAAGAGGTACAAGAAGCTGATTAGTAGTGGGTACCTATATGGGTTGAGGAAGGAATTGGGGGCTGTTGAGCATTCGGTTTATTTGGTTTGTGATCCAAGAGGATGGGAGGCCTTTGACCCCAATGTAAATAGATGGATTTCATTGCCTAGGATACCTTGTGATGAATGTTTTAACCATGCGGATAAGGAGTCGTTGGCTGTGGGATGTGAATTGTTGGTTTTCGGCAGGGAATTGATGGAGTTTGCTATTTGGAAATATAGCTTGGTTTTACAAGGTTGGGTGAAGTGCCAAGGGATGAACCGCCCTCGCTGCTTGTTTGGATCTGGCAGTGCTGGTTCCATTGCTATTGTTGCGGGGGGAAGTGATAAAAATGGTAATGTTCTGAAATCGGCAGAATTGTATGACTCTTCAACAGGAACTTGGGAACTGTTGCCAAACATGCACACAGCTCGTAGATTATGCTCTGGATTTTTTATGGATGGCAAATTTTATGTGATTGGCGGGATGTCAAGTCCAACTGTTTCATTAAGCTGTGGGGAGGAATATGATCTTAAGACAAGAAGTTGGCGGAAAATAGAGGGTATGTATCCTTATGTTAATGGGGCTGCTCAAGCGCCTCCTCTTGTGGCAGTTGTTGATAACCAGTTGTATGCAGTTGAGCATCTAACTAACATGGTGAAGAAATATGACAAGGAAAAGAACACCTGGGATGAATTGGGAAGGCTTCCGGTCCGGGCTGATTCTTCTAATGGTTGGGGACTGGCTTTCAAGGCTTGTGGAGATAAACTTCTGGTTGTGGGTGGACAAAGGGGTCCAGAAGGGGAAGCTGTTGTGTTGAATTCATGGTGTCCTAAGTCAGGGGTCGTGAATGGCACCATCGATTGGCAGATACTCGGTGTAAAGGAGCATGTTGGGGTTTTCGTGTATAATTGTGCTGTAATGGGTTGTTGA
- the LOC112706787 gene encoding uncharacterized protein isoform X1 encodes MTIQKKYDAAAETLSCKRTLSLPLHGFDDSMGLNEETTDVHDWKEQNLVADIASSRTCSSSEDAKSQDYVAIKMPLTPSPTPTHKRVNFLVTSRSVDAPINTTSSSSSSSSSSSGPSSRTKSSSSSSSSSSSSSSIRNILPKFTLRNHRTPNSDIEKANILAPECSSLDHHQEKDKSSSISRSVSLTKMFTTKIKRTSSLPVEELGHANTDSVQAAILGGSPCRIETQGMIARSRSVPINTKEKGHRRMDSFFRVVPSTPLLKEGNDWLTKYTTKDTENGDDDDDDGEDIAEEEAVCRICLIDLCEGGETLKMECSCKGELALAHKDCAIKWFTIKGNKTCDVCKEEVRNLSVTLLRIRNVQTQNNPGASSQHHDDYRFWQELPVLVIVSMLAYFCFLEQLLVGEMGHNAISISLPFSCVLGLLSAMTSTTMVKSKFTWVYASVQLVLVALFAHIFYSLNGQFQVTKRAILSIILATFAGFSVVMSGSSIIGEILRWRRTWQQQQQQQQQQQSGGVQNQHNSNHT; translated from the exons ATGACTATTCAGAAGAAATATGATGCTGCTGCAGAAACTCTTTCATGCAAACGAACACTTTCACTTCCACTTCACGGg TTTGATGATTCAATGGGGTTGAATGAAGAAACTACAGATGTTCATGATTGGAAAGAACAGAATCTTGTGGCGGATATAGCATCATCAAGAACATGTTCATCATCAGAAGATGCAAAATCTCAGGATTATGTAGCCATAAAGATGCCATTGACACCAAGTCCAACTCCAACTCATAAGAGAGTCAATTTTCTTGTGACTTCTCGTTCTGTTGATGCCCCAATAAatactacttcttcttcttcttcttcatcatcatcttcttcaggACCCTCATCTAGAactaaatcatcatcatcatcatcatcatcatcatcatcatcatcatccataaGAAACATATTGCCAAAATTCACCTTAAGGAATCATAGGACACCGAATTCGGATATCGAAAAGGCTAATATTTTAGCTCCAGAATGTTCCTCTTTAGATCATCATCAAGAGAAAGACAAGTCTTCTTCAATCTCAAGATCGGTGTCCCTCACTAAGATGTTCACAACTAAGATCAAGAGAACTTCATCATTACCTGTAGAAGAATTGGGTCATGCAAACACAGATTCTGTTCAGGCTGCAATTCTTGGTGGTTCTCCATGT AGGATAGAGACTCAGGGGATGATAGCTCGGTCTCGTTCAGTACCTATCAATACCAAAGAAAAAGGCCATAGGAGAATGGATTCATTCTTCCGTGTTGTTCCTTCCACTCCTCTATTAAAAGAAGGGAATGATTGGTTAACCAAGTACACAACAAAAGATACTG AAAatggagatgatgatgatgatgatggagaagatatagctgaagaagaagctgTGTGCAGAATATGTCTGATTGATCTGTGTGAAGGAGGGGAGACACTGAAGATGGAATGCAGCTGCAAAGGTGAACTTGCTCTTGCTCACAAAGACTGTGCCATTAAATGGTTCACTATCAAGGGCAACAAGACCTGTGATGTTTGTAAGGAGGAGGTTAGGAACCTTTCTGTCACTCTCTTACGCATCCGAAATGTTCAAACTCAGAATAATCCTGGAGCAAGCTCTCAGCACCATGATGATTACAG GTTTTGGCAGGAACTGCCAGTGCTTGTGATTGTAAGCATGCTTGCCTATTTCTGTTTCCTTGAACAGTTATTG GTTGGTGAAATGGGGCACAATGCAATTTCCATATCTCTTCCATTTTCTTGTGTATTAGGCCTACTGTCTGCCATGACATCAACCACCATGG tGAAGAGCAAGTTCACATGGGTTTATGCATCTGTCCAATTAGTTCTGGTGGCTCTCTTTGCACACATATTTTACTCCCTG AATGGTCAATTTCAGGTTACCAAGAGAGCAATTCTGTCAATAATTCTTGCAACATTTGCTGGGTTTAGTGTGGTGATGAGTGGAAGTTCAATTATTGGTGAGATTCTTAGATGGAGGAGAACTtggcagcagcaacaacaacaacaacaacaacaacaaagtggAGGAGTGCAAAATCAACACAACTCAAATCACACCTGA
- the LOC112706787 gene encoding uncharacterized protein isoform X2, producing MTIQKKYDAAAETLSCKRTLSLPLHGFDDSMGLNEETTDVHDWKEQNLVADIASSRTCSSSEDAKSQDYVAIKMPLTPSPTPTHKRVNFLVTSRSVDAPINTTSSSSSSSSSSSGPSSRTKSSSSSSSSSSSSSSIRNILPKFTLRNHRTPNSDIEKANILAPECSSLDHHQEKDKSSSISRSVSLTKMFTTKIKRTSSLPVEELGHANTDSVQAAILGGSPCRIETQGMIARSRSVPINTKEKGHRRMDSFFRVVPSTPLLKEGNDWLTKYTTKDTENGDDDDDDGEDIAEEEAVCRICLIDLCEGGETLKMECSCKGELALAHKDCAIKWFTIKGNKTCDVCKEEVRNLSVTLLRIRNVQTQNNPGASSQHHDDYRFWQELPVLVIVSMLAYFCFLEQLLVGEMGHNAISISLPFSCVLGLLSAMTSTTMVKSKFTWVYASVQLVLVALFAHIFYSLVTKRAILSIILATFAGFSVVMSGSSIIGEILRWRRTWQQQQQQQQQQQSGGVQNQHNSNHT from the exons ATGACTATTCAGAAGAAATATGATGCTGCTGCAGAAACTCTTTCATGCAAACGAACACTTTCACTTCCACTTCACGGg TTTGATGATTCAATGGGGTTGAATGAAGAAACTACAGATGTTCATGATTGGAAAGAACAGAATCTTGTGGCGGATATAGCATCATCAAGAACATGTTCATCATCAGAAGATGCAAAATCTCAGGATTATGTAGCCATAAAGATGCCATTGACACCAAGTCCAACTCCAACTCATAAGAGAGTCAATTTTCTTGTGACTTCTCGTTCTGTTGATGCCCCAATAAatactacttcttcttcttcttcttcatcatcatcttcttcaggACCCTCATCTAGAactaaatcatcatcatcatcatcatcatcatcatcatcatcatcatccataaGAAACATATTGCCAAAATTCACCTTAAGGAATCATAGGACACCGAATTCGGATATCGAAAAGGCTAATATTTTAGCTCCAGAATGTTCCTCTTTAGATCATCATCAAGAGAAAGACAAGTCTTCTTCAATCTCAAGATCGGTGTCCCTCACTAAGATGTTCACAACTAAGATCAAGAGAACTTCATCATTACCTGTAGAAGAATTGGGTCATGCAAACACAGATTCTGTTCAGGCTGCAATTCTTGGTGGTTCTCCATGT AGGATAGAGACTCAGGGGATGATAGCTCGGTCTCGTTCAGTACCTATCAATACCAAAGAAAAAGGCCATAGGAGAATGGATTCATTCTTCCGTGTTGTTCCTTCCACTCCTCTATTAAAAGAAGGGAATGATTGGTTAACCAAGTACACAACAAAAGATACTG AAAatggagatgatgatgatgatgatggagaagatatagctgaagaagaagctgTGTGCAGAATATGTCTGATTGATCTGTGTGAAGGAGGGGAGACACTGAAGATGGAATGCAGCTGCAAAGGTGAACTTGCTCTTGCTCACAAAGACTGTGCCATTAAATGGTTCACTATCAAGGGCAACAAGACCTGTGATGTTTGTAAGGAGGAGGTTAGGAACCTTTCTGTCACTCTCTTACGCATCCGAAATGTTCAAACTCAGAATAATCCTGGAGCAAGCTCTCAGCACCATGATGATTACAG GTTTTGGCAGGAACTGCCAGTGCTTGTGATTGTAAGCATGCTTGCCTATTTCTGTTTCCTTGAACAGTTATTG GTTGGTGAAATGGGGCACAATGCAATTTCCATATCTCTTCCATTTTCTTGTGTATTAGGCCTACTGTCTGCCATGACATCAACCACCATGG tGAAGAGCAAGTTCACATGGGTTTATGCATCTGTCCAATTAGTTCTGGTGGCTCTCTTTGCACACATATTTTACTCCCTG GTTACCAAGAGAGCAATTCTGTCAATAATTCTTGCAACATTTGCTGGGTTTAGTGTGGTGATGAGTGGAAGTTCAATTATTGGTGAGATTCTTAGATGGAGGAGAACTtggcagcagcaacaacaacaacaacaacaacaacaaagtggAGGAGTGCAAAATCAACACAACTCAAATCACACCTGA